A segment of the Candidatus Synechococcus calcipolaris G9 genome:
AAATTCGCATATTTGAACCCGGATATTCTTGCCTGCTCTTCTGAATGCAGGCTGCCACGATCCTTCGTCCAGCACCGGTTCCCCGTGTTTCCTTAGTGACAAGAACACGCCCAAAAGAAGGTTCTGGGTATCTGGTATGGGGAAAATTCAATCGCGCATAGGCGACCAATTGCCCATCATCTCTGCGGCCCAATAGGTGCCACGATTGTTTATCCCACTCATCGGCATCTAAATAGGCGCAGTCCTGCTCTACCACAAACACACTCTGTCGCAGGGCAAGGATTTCGTGCATCTCCGCTCCCGAAATATCACTAATTTTTTT
Coding sequences within it:
- a CDS encoding GNAT family N-acetyltransferase, translated to MEINWSWKKISDISGAEMHEILALRQSVFVVEQDCAYLDADEWDKQSWHLLGRRDDGQLVAYARLNFPHTRYPEPSFGRVLVTKETRGTGAGRRIVAACIQKSRQEYPGSNMRISAQAYLTKFYEEFGFMGVGDPYEDEGIEHLDMVLVGQ